From the genome of Fusarium keratoplasticum isolate Fu6.1 chromosome 11, whole genome shotgun sequence, one region includes:
- a CDS encoding Zn(2)-C6 fungal-type domain-containing protein, with protein sequence MSPTPPATPGLHKNACSLCARRKVKCDKKDPCSNCLKVQTQCSYETPAPPRPRKRAADQDLLARLAQYEDLMRKHNVDFTQHANIWVPCELEGDLKASGSPALDVAPQEELCLWSNLTPELQNKLKYPSVQNLRHKDDPFLHPTPSLQLMLPDAHPELHELHPEPRHIYRFWQIFVETVNPLTKIIHVPTLQQRIMDASWDLVHIPKPLVAILFAVYTNAVTSMSSDDCQASIGASRDTLLTRYRTATVQALMEAEFLTSREFEVLQALVLFLLADPESELCSTLTATAIRLGQKMGLHRENADSKISFFEKEMRIRLWWQLRGLDARVRAVSIPGIKLPTSECGDVRPPLNVNDADLHPNMTEPPAEHKGPTEMLCVLMKYQVTHWLRSSPKAAKFFENISHGPIKGKISMESQDEAINELEGIYQEKFLRHLDKRIPLHGVTDAMARLAIARLRFKLHHPRGRAMGGKDVYLTKKEGDLLFDSAVTLLELSSYGIRSKFSSHLFTHLTHWSQMDAYIYILSELRCRCTGDQVMQAWKLVEELYMEHPEVMSDTENALSKALGDLTLQAWEAHRKEVALDQGVPPPFIQLLWTKRNDELEQSMQAPSAPDVEDLGGLGLIDDNNFNWEYWDDLLRL encoded by the exons ATGTCCCCCACACCACCAGCTACCCCAGGCCTTCACAAGAACGCCTGTTCCCTCTGCGCTCGCCGCAAAGTCAAATGCGACAAAAAAGACCCTTGCTCCAACTGTCTCAAGGTGCAGACGCAGTGCTCGTACGAGACCCCAGCTCCACCCCGTCCTCGGAAGAGGGCTGCCGACCAAGATCTACTGGCCCGATTGGCTCAGTACGAGGACCTGATGCGGAAGCACAACGTCGACTTTACCCAGCATGCTAATATCTGGGTTCCTTGTGAGCTAGAAGGGGACCTAAAAGCTAGTGGCTCGCCGGCACTAGATGTTGCTCCCCAAGAAGAACT ATGCCTGTGGTCAAATCTTACCCCAGAG CTGCAAAACAAGCTCAAATATCCTTCTGTCCAAAATCTGCGTCATAAAGACGACCCATTCCTCCATCCCACACCCTCACTCCAGCTGATGCTACCTGATGCGCACCCCGAGCTTCACGAGTTACACCCAGAACCCAGACACATCTATCGTTTCTGGCAGATCTTTGTCGAGACTGTCAACCCTCTCACCAAGATTATCCATGTGCCAACTTTGCAGCAGCGCATCATGGATGCAAGCTGGGACCTTGTTCATATTCCCAAGCCCCTGGTAGCCATCTTGTTTGCTGTCTACACTAATGCTGTCACATCAATGTCCTCAGATGACTGTCAAGCCTCCATTGGCGCGAGCAGGGACACTTTGCTGACACGTTACCGAACCGCAACAGTTCAGGCTCTTATGGAAGCCGAGTTCCTGACATCAAGAGAGTTTGAGGTCCTTCAGGCCCTTGTTCTGTTCCTCCTCGCAGACCCAGAATCCGAACTGTGTTCCACTCTTACTGCAACCGCTATTCGGCTAGGCCAGAAGATGGGTTTGCATCGTGAGAATGCAGACTCCAAAATCTCTTTtttcgagaaggagatgcgAATTCGGCTCTGGTGGCAGTTGCGTGGCCTCGATGCAAGAGTCCGCGCTGTCTCGATCCCGGGGATCAAGTTGCCAACATCAGAATGCGGCGACGTCCGTCCTCCACTGAACGTCAACGACGCAGATCTACACCCTAACATGACGGAGCCTCCAGCTGAACACAAAGGTCCGACCGAAATGTTGTGCGTGTTGATGAAGTATCAAGTCACACACTGGCTTCGATCCTCGCCCAAGGCGGCAAAGTTCTTCGAGAACATCAGCCATGGACCGATTAAAGGCAAGATATCGATGGAGTCGCAAGACGAGGCAATCAACGAACTTGAAGGCATATACCAGGAAAAGTTCTTGCGTCATTTGGACAAACGAATACCTCTACATGGCGTGACTGATGCCATGGCTCGGCTTGCCATTGCTCGTCTGCGGTTCAAGCTTCACCATCCACGGGGCCGAGCCATGGGTGGCAAGGATGTGTATTTGACCAAGAAAGAGGGCGATTTGCTCTTCGACTCAGCCGTCACCTTGCTGGAGCTGTCCAGCTACGGCATTCGCAGCAAATTTTCATCACATCTGTTTACCCACTTGACTCACTGGTCTCAGATGGACGCTTACATCTACATTCTTAGCGAGCTACGGTGTCGATGCACAGGTGATCAGGTGATGCAAGCATGGAagctggtcgaggagctctACATGGAACATCCAGAGGTGATGAGCGACACCGAGAATGCTCTCTCCAAGGCGCTTGGTGACCTGACCCTTCAGGCTTGGGAGGCACACAGAAAGGAAGTGGCACTGGATCAAGGAGTTCCACCACCCTTCATCCAACTGCTCTGGACCAAGAGGAATGATGAACTTGAGCAGAGTATGCAAGCACCTTCAGCGCCTGATGTGGAGGATCTGGGTGGTTTGGGGTTGATTGATGATAACAATTTTAACTGGGAGTACTGGGACGACTTGCTGCGACTGTAG
- a CDS encoding GH16 domain-containing protein, with translation MHFTSYLSVAFLALGLTVASPQGSLQNRSPEPPFKNGKYVVSRRAQFTNKKVFTFPGNKLPKGLTASNYPAGDSHSFLPANLKVRNNYLELHVPGGQTKMPYKCAEVITDVQNIKYASVRTTAIFSEPAGVCNGMFFYQSDTQEIDIEWLSDPESQSNAGTRHVWFTNQDENGDGKSTYKAVTPPKNPTSTEHEYRVDWTAGLVQFYIDGRRIWQTTQDVPTEPGAWIFNNWSSGDKGWSVGPPVQEAVFKIKQIEMYYNTA, from the exons ATGCATTTCACTTCGTACTTGTCAGTCGCCTTCTtagccttgggcttgactGTGGCCTCGCCCCAGGGCAGTCTCCAGAACCGTTCACCGGAGCCTCCTTTCAAGAATGGCAAATATGTCGTCAGCCGCAGGGCCCAGTTCACCAACAAGAAGGTCTTTACTTTCCCCGGCAACAAGCTCCCCAAGGGGCTCACCGCGAGCAACTACCCGGCTGGGGACAGCCACAGCTTCCTCCCTGCCAACCTCAAGGTCCGTAACAACTACCTTGAGCTCCATGTTCCTGGTGGCCAGACCAAAATGCCGTACAAGTGCGCCGAGGTCATCACCGACGTCCAGAACATCAAGTACGCCAGCGTGCGAACTACTGCCATTTTTAGCGAACCTGCTGGTGTTTGCAATG GCATGTTCTTCTACCAGAGCGACACTCAAGAGATAGACATCGAGTGGCTCTCCGATCCCGAGTCGCAGTCCAACGCCGGCACCCGCCATGTCTGGTTCACCAACCAGGACGAAAACGGAGATGGCAAGAGCACCTACAAGGCCGTCACTCCTCCCAAGAACCCTACCTCGACTGAGCACGAATACCGCGTTGACTGGACGGCCGGATTGGTTCAGTTCTACATCGACGGTAGAAGGATTTGGCAGACTACCCAGGACGTGCCCACTGAGCCTGGTGCTTGGATCTTCAACAACTGGTCCAGCGGCGATAAGGGCTGGAGCGTTGGTCCTCCTGTCCAGGAGGCAGTTTTCAAGATCAAACAGATCGAGATGTACTACAACACGGCTTGA
- a CDS encoding MFS domain-containing protein, producing MFFGKKKRVEGDSESLDRGGTTTIPEPATSDTNDTPSTTPTQTTPEEPIYPSGLRLGLLITSVFVAMFLVSLDRLIITTAIPQITDDFNAVTDIGWYGSAYLLTLCAFQLLFGKIYSFLSIKRTLLSVILLFEIGSTICGAAPNSVVFIIGRAIAGLGAAGIMTGVMVVIVHSVPLHKRPLYQGMFGAVFGTASVVGPLLGGVFTSKVTWRWCFYINLPLGGVAMVVIQLLLNIPDQDKTKLSLKAKILQLDIYGTVLFIPGTVCLVLALQWGGLVHAWNDGRVIVLLVLAGLLLLGFAMVQVFLPKTATIPPRIFMQRSIAAGFFATLCIGSQMMIFTYYLPIWFQAIQGVSAVDSGFRILPTVLSVVVASLSTGILVKRIGYYTPFMILGVCFMSVGAGLLTTLHVDTSTPKLIGYQILYGWGMGSVSQAPNLAAQTVLTKKDIPIGASLMFFSQLLGGTIFVSVAQNMINNQLLHSLSSVPGFSAENIQNAGATSLTHLPPSIKTTVLVAYNESIRIVFRVGLILVCLTMLGALSMEWRSVKKDVGKQRQEGGEEGIEKSGAKSEQE from the exons ATGTTCtttggaaagaagaagagggttGAAGGTGATTCTGAGTCCCTCGACCGCGGTGGAACCACGACGATTCCCGAACCAGCCACATCCGATACAAATGATACTCCAAGCACTACACCCACACAGACTACTCCCGAAGAGCCAATATATCCTTCCGGTCTAAGGCTCGGTTTACTCATCACCTCTGTCTTTGTTGCAATGTTCCTCGTTTCTTTG GACAGGCTGATTATCACGACGGCCATTCCCCAAATCACGGATGACTTCAACGCTGTCACAGATATCGGGTGGTATGGGTCTGCATATCTCCTAACACTATGCGCCTTCCAGCTTCTCTTTGGAAAGATTTACTCGTTTTTGAGCATCAAGAGGACACTATTGTCCGTGATCCTACTCTTCGAGATTGGCTCTACTATCTGCGGCGCAGCACCCAACTcggtcgtcttcatcattgGCCGGGCCATTGCGGGATTGGGAGCGGCAGGTATCATGACCGGCGTG ATGGTCGTGATTGTCCACTCCGTTCCGTTACACAAGCGCCCACTATACCAAGGCATGTTCGGTGCTGTTTTTGGCACTGCATCTGTTGTCGGGCCGTTGCTTGGAGGAGTATTCACCTCCAAAGTCACCTGGAGATGGTGCTTCTATATCAATCTCCCTCTTGGAGGAGTGGCCATGGTTGTTATACAGCTTCTCCTCAATATTCCtgaccaagacaagacaaaaCTCTCGCTGAAGGCGAAGATACTGCAGTTGGATATTTATGGCACAGTTCTCTTTATCCCAGGTACTGTCTGCTTAGTTTTGGCACTTCAATGGGGCGGATTGGTACATGCA TGGAACGATGGACGTGTTATAGTTCTCCTCGTTCTTGCCGGTCTACTGCTTCTGGGCTTCGCCATGGTCCAAGTCTTTCTACCCAAAACAGCTACCATACCGCCCAGGATCTTTATGCAGCGCAGCATCGCCGCCGGCTTCTTCGCAACACTCTGCATAGGCTCGCAGATGATGATCTTCA CCTACTACTTGCCCATCTGGTTCCAGGCCATTCAGGGAGTCTCGGCAGTAGACTCAGGGTTTCGCATTCTTCCTACCGTACTCTCTGTGGTAGTAGCGTCTCTTTCAACGGGCATACTGGTGAAGCGTATTGGCTACTACACACCCTTCATGATTCTTGGAGTGTGCTTCATGAGTGTCGGTGCTGGCTTATTAACCACGCTACACGTCGACACTTCCACACCCAAGTTGATCGGCTATCAAATCCTTTATGGTTGGGGCATGGGCTCTGTTTCCCAGGCTCCGAATCTCGCTGCTCAGACCGTCTTGACGAAGAAGGATATCCCCATTGGCGCCTCCCTCATGTTCTTCTCTCAATTGTTAGGTGGAACGATCTTTGTCTCGGTGGCTCAGAACATGATCAACAACCAGCTTCTTCATAGTTTATCGTCCGTCCCGGGATTCAGTGCTGAAAATATCCAGAACGCTGGCGCAACTTCACTAACACATTTACCGCCATCGATTAAGACGACGGTCTTGGTCGCTTACAACGAATCAATTCGAATTGTGTTCCGGGTAGGATTGATTCTTGTGTGCTTGACCATGCTCGGCGCGTTATCTATGGAGTGGCGAAGTGTGAAGAAGGATGTTGGAAAGCAGAGGCAGGAGGGTGGGGAGGAGGGCATTGAGAAGTCAGGGGCGAAAAGTGAGCAAGAATAG
- a CDS encoding Zn(2)-C6 fungal-type domain-containing protein yields the protein MPGPGSLRDPCAPSDGAVSSVTSIPDPTPIYFEHPSQPIGCFRSAANCPMARSKKGCITCRIRRVKCDEAKPQCKRCQSTKRVCDGYLSEESFMPRRQLVEAVKQLSVIGPVSRALTQTPPSRPTSPDDPSFFAFFRTVTVPSTCSLFPSSFWQQSVLQLAHGEPAIWHAAIALGALHQRTEAPAATGNTDIEDLSTRAITHYGKAMALAKDLNSSAKVVSLSLALAASANMLGRWGEMHTHVMAGLGIISKDVAHGKSLDILGGSLMRVDLQAMTFSDSVSPYPYNESTAAFDLNRFLEIPSIPPSSYEDLSSELFSISRAFFLLDSGLFHEATPYGPWLTKVDGFIRRLVQWETNMAIYEASNTRPTYDENTTKLSLRLYHVALRILIRATAFGPETRYDSLLGYFEYAIRLAATLHKRTSGKNAVRVSLEPGLVIPLFLVTHRCRHHSLRHAALKMLLKANRVEGMWRSDATAQGLGTIVAVEEESLGPINTRDYVPSLLDPTSLTIPWSAWSKPSFNLHASVSWDDVPAIPEDKRVKEVYAATLYNKRRAELRLLMCPSNDTDLHGPVRELTVHF from the exons ATGCCTGGACCAGGGTCCCTGCGTGATCCTTGCGCGCCCTCAGACGGCGCAGTCTCGAGTGT AACGAGCATCCCCGACCCAACTCCCATCTACTTTGAGCATCCTTCACAACCTATTGGCTGCTTTCGTTCAGCCGCTAACTGTCCCATGGCCAGGTCAAAGAAGGGCTGTATCACCTGCAG AATCCGTCGTGTAAAATGCGACGAGGCAAAGCCCCAGTGCAAGAGGTGCCAGTCTACCAAGCGTGTCTGTGATGGCTATCTCTCCGAAGAAAGCTTCATGCCGCGCCGACAGCTTGTCGAAGCCGTCAAGCAACTGTCTGTAATTGGCCCTGTCTCGCGAGCCCTTACTCAGACCCCTCCGTCCAGACCAACATCGCCAGATGACCcaagcttctttgcctttttcCGCACTGTCACTGTCCCAAGCACATGCAGCTTGTTTCCATCGAGTTTCTGGCAGCAAAGCGTTTTGCAGCTGGCACACGGCGAACCCGCTATATGGCATGCGGCGATCGCATTAGGGGCCCTTCATCAGAGGACAGAGGCTCCAGCTGCAACGGGCAACACGGATATCGAAGATCTTTCTACTCGCGCCATCACACACTACGGAAAGGCCATGGCTCTTGCCAAGGACTTGAACTCGTCTGCCAAAGTGGTGAGCTTGTCGCTTGCCCTTGCAGCCTCTGCAAATATGCTTGGGCGTTGGGGAGAGATGCACACACATGTCATGGCCGGCCTTGGGATCATTTCTAAAGACGTCGCCCACGGCAAGAGTCTCGATATCCTCGGCGGTTCTCTTATGAGGGTCGATCTTCAAGCCATGACGTTTAGTGACTCGGTGTCGCCATATCCCTACAACGAATCTACAGCAGCGTTTGATCTGAACCGTTTCCTTGAGATCCCCTCTATCCCACCAAGCTCTTACGAGGATCTCAGTTCCGAGCTCTTCAGTATCTCTAGAgccttctttctcctcgaTAGTGGCTTGTTCCACGAGGCGACGCCGTATGGTCCTTGGCTCACAAAGGTGGACGGCTTCATCAGACGACTGGTTCAGTGGGAGACCAACATGGCCATATACGAAGCTTCAAACACTCGGCCTACGTATGACGAGAATACTACCAAACTCTCACTCCGCCTGTACCATGTCGCTCTTCGGATACTTATTCGAGCAACTGCTTTTGGTCCTGAAACTCGTTACGACTCGTTGTTGGGCTACTTTGAGTACGCGATTCGACTTGCAGCGACACTTCACAAGAGAACAAGTGGGAAGAATGCAGTCAGAGTTAGTCTTGAGCCCGGCTTGGTCATCCCATTGTTCTTGGTCACACACCGCTGTCGTCACCACTCCCTGCGACATGCCGCCCTCAAGATgcttctcaaggccaacagAGTCGAAGGCATGTGGAGGAGCGACGCCACTGCCCAAGGCCTCGGTACAATCGTAGCAGTGGAGGAAGAATCACTGGGGCCTATCAATACTCGAGACTACGTGCCCTCGTTGTTGGACCCTACCTCACTGACTATCCCCTGGAGTGCTTGGTCTAAACCCTCATTCAATCTTCATGCTAGCGTCAGTTGGGATGATGTACCGGCGATACCAGAAGATAAGCGAGTGAAAGAGGTATATGCCGCCACTTTGTATAACAAGCGGCGAGCTGAGCTTCGCCTCCTGATGTGTCCGAGCAATGACACCGACTTGCATGGGCCGGTGAGAGAGTTGACGGTGCACTTTTAG
- a CDS encoding Abhydrolase-3 domain-containing protein: MASSAGDLDSARSQFHEPLPTLTTIYYTIFVYLLYYINRAGQRVASMKARLASKPNDPPNSTRSYPCRPELPIRIFTPKSYHDGLSQNLPILFTVHGGGFVMGNPQNDDAWNRYFSDTYSVLVIALDYPKAPSARFPTAIYDLEQLILAALSDSSLPIDKDRVAIAGFSAGGNLALSVSTLPSMCGSGDGIRRIKAVISLYAPVDMSIDRNYKTQTRRYKPSLGGFRARPTDWLLRLSPIFDWAYIPHGQDLQDPLLSPIYASKDALPPCVFVIACELDMLVGGSHRMICGLAGRPVGEVRVGKDEPGPVGELILDDEKYCFEDSRENGSYKWLLVPDQVHSFDHHKQMESVHRDKAHALDAEPKAKHSQKLIAEWLFSGPFKQAA; the protein is encoded by the exons ATGGCGAGTTCCGCTGGCGATTTGGACTCGGCTCGGAGCCAGTTTCATGAGCCATTGCCTACCTTGACTACTATTTACTACACGATTTTTGTGTACTTGCTCTACTATATCAATCGAGCTGGTCAACGTGTTGCATCGATGAAGGCCAGATTGGCCTCGAAGCCGAACGATCCGCCCAACTCAACCAGATCCTATCCATGCCGCCCAGAGCTTCCTATCAG AATATTTACGCCAAAGTCCTACCATGACGGTCTTAGCCAGAATCTTCCGATATTATTCACCGTCCATGGAGGCGGCTTCGTCATGGGTAATCCTCAAAATGACGATGCCTGGAACCGTTACTTCTCCGATACTTACTCCGTTTTGGTCATTGCCTTGGACTACCCCAAGGCCCCGAGTGCTCGCTTTCCAACAGCCATATACGACCTGGAGCAGCTTATCCTAGCAGCCCTGTCCGACTCGTCGCTCCCAATCGACAAAGATCGAGTTGCCATCGCAGGCTTCTCAGCTGGTGGTAACCTTGCACTCTCCGTGTCCACTCTCCCCAGCATGTGCGGCAGTGGAGATGGCATCCGTCGCATCAAGGCCGTCATCTCATTGTATGCGCCTGTGGACATGTCTATCGATCGCAATTACAAGACTCAGACGCGGAGATACAAACCTTCGCTAGGAGGTTTTCGTGCTCGACCTACAGATTGGCTGCTGCGCCTCTCTCCAATCTTTGACTGGGCTTATATCCCACATGGTCAAGATCTACAGGATCCCCTCCTGAGCCCCATCTACGCTTCGAAGGATGCCTTGCCTCCATGTGTCTTCGTGATTGCTTGTGAGCTCGACATGCTCGTGGGTGGCTCACATAGGATGATTTGTGGCTTAGCTGGTCGTCCTGTTGGTGAGGTGAGAGTGGGCAAGGATGAACCAGGTCCTGTTGGGGAGCTCATTCTTGATGACGAAAAGTACTGCTTCGAGGATTCAAGGGAGAATGGAAGCTACAAGTGGCTGCTTGTTCCGGATCAGGTCCACAGCTTTGATCACCACAAACAGATGGAGTCGGTGCACAGGGACAAAGCTCATGCCTTGGATGCTGAACCTAAAGCCAAGCACAGCCAGAAGCTCATTGCGGAATGGTTATTCTCTGGGCCATTTAAGCAGGCTGCGTGA
- a CDS encoding Peptidase-M24 domain-containing protein codes for MSVETERAASLVDAQKKAIELFNEIERDLIRPGISEKELNDKIHALGAERHGVRTHWHKRVIRSGPNTLKPFEENPPDRIIEEDDILIVDLGPVFEAWEADFGRTYVLGDDPHKIRLRDALQPIWVDVKAKYDKNPDMTGEELYKIASAAAEKEGFTFGAPIAGHLVGSFPHERIPRDKISLYIADGNNNSMNSTGKDGHKRHWILEIHLHDKERGFGGFTEQLLTAE; via the coding sequence ATGTCTGTCGAGACCGAACGCGCCGCATCTCTCGTGGATGCTCAGAAAAAGGCCATtgagctcttcaacgagATTGAACGAGACCTCATCCGTCCTGGAATTAGTGAGAAGGAACTCAACGACAAGATTCACGCTTTGGGAGCTGAGCGCCATGGAGTGAGGACACACTGGCACAAGCGAGTCATTCGAAGCGGACCCAACACATTGAAGCCATTCGAGGAGAATCCCCCAGACCGAatcatcgaggaggatgacatCCTCATTGTCGACCTTGGACCTGTGTTTGAGGCGTGGGAAGCAGACTTTGGACGCACATATGTCCTCGGCGATGACCCCCATAAGATCAGACTTCGCGATGCCCTCCAGCCCATCTGGGTAGACGTCAAGGCGAAATATGACAAGAACCCAGACATGACTGGAGAGGAGCTCTACAAGATTGCCTCTGCTGCCGCAGAGAAGGAGGGCTTCACATTTGGTGCCCCCATTGCGGGCCATCTTGTGGGATCGTTTCCGCATGAACGCATTCCTCGCGACAAGATCAGCTTGTACATTGCTGACGGAAACAACAACTCGATGAACTCGACTGGAAAGGATGGACATAAGAGGCATTGGATTCTCGAGATTCACCTTCATGACAAGGAACGTGGGTTCGGAGGCTTCACTGAGCAGCTTCTGACAGCAGAGTAA
- a CDS encoding HET domain-containing protein — MLNPYDRPFEISYNTESGFSLRCLSWVSEVDTMRIVAPPEDPAAEDIVFRPIKERVDTEETFEFLRSHIKECYETHYHQGTCPPPTGDFAPRRVIRIDGSTNPPSLRLYAPEAGEDIRWCALSYCWGGQNQSVMTTIATIQERYDGIEFRSLPKTLQDSIATTHRLGIQYIWIDSLCIVQDDSNEKAQDIAQMGEVYNQAYITLSASSAATVTEGFLQTRSIPQPLDPIALRYVNESGAEGTIIATSEPIPEGMPDPINSRAWTFQERVLSPRLVEFSSTQVRWRCNSVERCDSGCPPRTTWKVHFKTSWIVDGTSNSSGTLMDIQKQWNHLVTAYSQRNLTYPADKLIAFSAIPKTLGRPGRYLAGLWETDLPCNLLWKVTHLWFPSSGTVDKRKAKIETYRAPSWSWASVDGEVECKLGVESSIPEPACEVLDVQVDLANDDASFGAVVSGYIIIRGNTRHAVFYPLTSELFFYQPRTEEGDKERQTARYEGFTDCKPDEDTAAAENPSVNVCCLHIRNFGGRGEGLLLIEDVEGNLFRRIGHFYWNLEDLGDSFEHAEKAQVKIG; from the exons ATGTTGAACCCTTACGACCGACCATTTGAGATATCTTATAATACGGAGAGTGGCTTTAGTCTGCGATGTTTGAGTTGGGTGAGCGAGGTTGATACTATGAGGATTGTGGCCCCGCCAG AGGATCCGGCGGCTGAAGACATTGTATTCAGGCCCATCAAAGAACGCGTTGACACGGAAGAGACCTTCGAGTTTCTGAGGTCCCATATCAAGGAATGTTACGAAACGCATTATCACCAAGGAACCTGCCCTCCACCAACAGGCGACTTTGCGCCTCGACGGGTAATCCGCATCGATGGATCGACAAATCCACCAAGCCTTCGACTTTATGCTCCAGAGGCTGGTGAAGACATTCGGTGGTGCGCTCTCAGCTACTGTTGGGGTGGACAGAACCAGAGCGTCATGACCACCATTGCCACAATTCAAGAAAGATACGATGGTATCGAGTTTAGAAGCCTTCCAAAGACGCTGCAGGATTCCATCGCTACAACGCATCGTCTCGGGATCCAGTACATTTGGATAGACAGCCTTTGCATTGTGCAAGACGACAGCAACGAGAAGGCCCAAGACATTGCCCAGATGGGCGAAGTCTACAATCAAGCATACATCACACTATCAGCGTCAAGCGCCGCGACCGTTACAGAAGGGTTTCTTCAAACTCGTTCCATACCTCAGCCTTTGGACCCAATCGCTCTTCGATACGTCAATGAATCTGGGGCTGAGGGGACCATCATTGCGACTTCAGAGCCAATCCCTGAAGGTATGCCTGATCCGATCAATTCAAGGGCATGGACCTTTCAGGAGCGTGTCTTATCACCAAGACTTGTGGAATTTTCCTCCACCCAAGTCCGTTGGAGATGTAACTCGGTTGAGAGATGCGACTCTGGGTGTCCGCCTAGAACGACCTGGAAGGTACACTTTAAGACTAGCTGGATCGTTGACGGCACAAGTAACTCTTCGGGCACTTTAATGGACATTCAGAAACAATGGAACCATCTTGTCACAGCTTACTCGCAACGAAATTTGACATATCCCGCGGACAAGCTTATCGCTTTCTCAGCCATCCCCAAGACCCTTGGGAGACCTGGGAGATACCTAGCCGGACTCTGGGAAACAGATTTGCCATGCAATCTCCTGTGGAAAGTCACTCATCTTTGGTTCCCATCGTCTGGAACCGTCGACAAGCGAAAAGCCAAAATCGAAACCTATCGTGCACCTTCATGGTCATGGGCCTCGGTTGATGGAGAGGTTGAATGCAAGCTTGGTGTCGAGTCATCAATACCTGAACCTGCTTGCGAAGTTCTGGATGTGCAAGTCGACTTGGCCAACGACGATGCATCGTTTGGTGCCGTGGTTTCTGGATATATCATCATCAGGGGCAATACGAGACACGCTGTGTTCTATCCTTTAACGAGTGAGCTGTTCTTCTACCAACCTAGAACGGAAGAGGGAGATAAAGAACGCCAGACAGCCAGATATGAAGGGTTTACCGATTGCAAACCAGATGAGGATACGGCAGCTGCCGAGAATCCATCAGTCAATGTGTGTTGTCTGCATATACGGAACTTTGGAGGTCGCGGAGAGGGCCTGCTTCTCATCGAGGATGTTGAGGGCAATTTGTTTCGGCGTATCGGACACTTTTACTGGAATTTGGAAGACTTGGGGGATTCATTTGAGCATGCGGAAAAGGCACAAGTCAAGATCGGGTAA